One Algibacter sp. L3A6 genomic region harbors:
- a CDS encoding PKD domain-containing protein: MSKSKNENLTKYLDKNVVYLFLVVFFISGSALAYRYYTDFPCDQINIDIKANDYRVGELIKFTDITEQGQSWEWDFGDSTDVSVTSQAFHIYKEPGEYNVRLLVNNSCEKTETIIIKEKKFVLDPTKIPNLIIPDSITVGQELKVIDNTKNAYSWEWRFGETANANATTRSATYVYEESGLKTITLVVNGDIQHIGKKRIRVYEKETPTAQIDAPIIEPERPIGWDIPYEPVLADDKNEEEQLENIEVPYISEPDLEKRLYKVSESKITEKEFSNYFCGDVNKPIVVNGRNTTFLVFCQKIRGKRINIKRLTIFRNDGSNCIKNLNIEYSRKIL; this comes from the coding sequence ATGAGTAAATCTAAGAACGAAAATTTAACAAAATATCTAGATAAAAATGTAGTGTATTTGTTTTTGGTAGTCTTTTTTATTTCAGGGAGTGCTTTGGCGTACAGGTATTACACAGATTTTCCTTGTGATCAAATTAATATTGATATTAAGGCCAACGACTATAGAGTAGGTGAGCTTATAAAATTTACAGACATTACGGAACAAGGTCAGAGTTGGGAGTGGGATTTTGGCGATAGTACCGACGTTTCTGTTACTAGTCAAGCTTTTCATATCTATAAAGAGCCTGGAGAATATAACGTTAGATTATTAGTGAATAATAGCTGCGAAAAAACAGAGACGATTATTATTAAAGAGAAAAAGTTTGTTTTAGATCCTACTAAAATTCCAAATTTAATTATACCAGATAGTATTACCGTAGGGCAAGAGTTAAAAGTTATAGATAACACAAAAAATGCTTACAGTTGGGAGTGGCGTTTTGGTGAAACCGCTAATGCCAATGCTACAACTAGATCTGCAACATATGTTTATGAAGAATCTGGTTTAAAAACCATAACATTAGTTGTTAATGGTGATATACAGCACATCGGTAAAAAAAGAATTCGGGTTTATGAGAAGGAAACACCAACTGCACAAATTGATGCTCCAATAATTGAACCAGAAAGGCCAATAGGTTGGGATATACCGTATGAGCCCGTTTTGGCTGATGATAAAAATGAAGAAGAGCAGTTGGAAAATATTGAAGTACCTTACATTAGCGAACCTGATTTAGAAAAAAGGCTTTACAAAGTGTCGGAAAGTAAAATTACCGAAAAAGAATTTTCGAACTATTTCTGTGGAGACGTTAATAAGCCTATTGTTGTAAACGGAAGGAATACCACATTTTTGGTGTTCTGTCAAAAAATTAGAGGGAAAAGAATTAATATAAAACGATTAACTATTTTTAGAAATGATGGTTCTAATTGTATTAAAAATTTGAATATAGAATATAGCAGAAAAATTCTTTAA